A region from the Tahibacter amnicola genome encodes:
- a CDS encoding lipopolysaccharide assembly protein LapA domain-containing protein produces MRFVWIVLLLVFLAAGALFGALNSDAVALDFYFFQSTWPKGAALLGGLLLGWIAGGAVVWLAVVLPLKSRLSRLRREAVRREPVASAGPGAVIDP; encoded by the coding sequence ATGCGTTTTGTCTGGATAGTCCTATTACTTGTCTTCCTCGCCGCGGGTGCACTGTTTGGCGCACTCAACAGTGACGCCGTGGCACTCGACTTCTATTTCTTCCAGTCCACCTGGCCCAAGGGAGCGGCCTTGCTGGGCGGGTTGCTGCTGGGATGGATCGCCGGCGGCGCAGTCGTCTGGCTGGCTGTTGTCCTGCCGTTGAAGAGCCGCCTGTCCCGCCTGCGGCGCGAGGCCGTCCGGCGTGAGCCGGTGGCCTCCGCTGGACCCGGAGCGGTTATCGACCCATGA